A single region of the Halobacterium wangiae genome encodes:
- a CDS encoding transcription initiation factor IIB, whose translation MSDTKIRTYSSEQRQTEEESTVENENSETFTCPECNGRVVNDEEHGESVCTECGLVVEEDSIDRGPEWRAFNSSEKDSKSRVGAPTTNMMHDKGLSTNIGWQNKDAYGNSLSSNQRQKMQRLRKWNERFRTRNSKERNLKQALGEIERMASALGLPKEVRETASVIYRRALSEDLLPGRSIEGVATSALYAAARQMQTPRSIDEVANVSRIDAMEFKRTYRYIVRELGLEVAPADPASYVPRFASELDLPDEVERRARELLDNAQKDGVTSGKSPVGLAAAAIYAASLLTNHKVTQSQVSDVTDVSEVTIRNRYQELLEATEVAA comes from the coding sequence ATGAGTGACACCAAAATCCGAACGTACTCCAGCGAACAGCGACAGACCGAAGAGGAGTCCACTGTAGAGAACGAGAACAGCGAGACGTTCACCTGCCCCGAGTGTAACGGGCGGGTCGTCAACGACGAGGAGCACGGCGAATCCGTCTGCACCGAGTGTGGCCTCGTCGTCGAGGAGGACAGCATCGACCGCGGGCCGGAGTGGCGCGCGTTCAACTCCAGCGAGAAGGACAGCAAGAGCCGCGTCGGCGCCCCCACCACGAACATGATGCACGACAAGGGGCTGTCGACGAACATCGGCTGGCAGAACAAGGACGCCTACGGCAACTCCCTGTCGAGCAACCAGCGCCAGAAGATGCAGCGCCTGCGCAAGTGGAACGAGCGCTTCCGCACGCGGAACTCCAAGGAGCGTAACCTCAAGCAGGCCCTCGGCGAGATCGAACGGATGGCCTCCGCGCTCGGCCTCCCGAAGGAGGTCCGCGAGACGGCGTCGGTCATCTACCGCCGCGCACTGAGCGAGGACCTGCTGCCGGGCCGCTCCATCGAGGGCGTCGCCACCAGCGCGCTGTACGCCGCCGCGCGGCAGATGCAGACGCCGCGGTCCATCGACGAGGTGGCCAACGTCAGCCGCATCGACGCGATGGAGTTCAAGCGGACGTACCGCTACATCGTCCGCGAACTCGGCCTGGAGGTCGCGCCCGCGGACCCCGCGAGCTACGTCCCTCGGTTCGCCTCCGAACTCGACCTCCCGGACGAGGTCGAGCGACGCGCCCGCGAACTCCTCGACAACGCACAGAAGGACGGCGTCACCAGCGGGAAGAGCCCCGTCGGCCTCGCCGCGGCCGCCATCTACGCCGCCAGCCTGCTCACCAACCACAAGGTGACCCAGAGCCAGGTCAGCGACGTCACGGACGTCAGCGAGGTCACCATCCGGAACCGCTACCAGGAGCTCCTGGAAGCGACCGAAGTCGCCGCGTAG
- a CDS encoding response regulator yields the protein MTDEEARVLVVDDDEALTDVYATWLSSQYDVDTATTGEVALETLDEEVDVVLLDRRMPGLSGEEVLDRIRKAEYNCRVAMVTGVRPNTDVVELGFDEYLIKPVDQDDLQTVVDTLVHRSTYDDHLQELYSLMSKRALLESEARDGDVQLDESYDQLVDRIGQLRERIDDTVREFGTDDFRVAFRDLPNGNTGSD from the coding sequence ATGACGGACGAAGAGGCGCGTGTTCTCGTCGTCGACGACGACGAGGCACTCACGGACGTGTACGCCACGTGGCTCTCCAGTCAGTACGACGTCGACACGGCTACCACCGGAGAAGTCGCGCTCGAGACGCTCGACGAGGAGGTCGACGTGGTGTTGCTCGACCGCCGCATGCCGGGCCTCTCGGGCGAGGAGGTACTCGACCGGATCCGCAAGGCAGAGTACAACTGCCGCGTCGCGATGGTCACCGGCGTCAGGCCGAACACGGACGTCGTCGAACTGGGCTTCGACGAGTACCTCATCAAACCCGTCGATCAGGACGACCTACAGACTGTGGTGGACACGCTCGTCCACCGGTCGACGTACGACGACCACCTCCAGGAGCTCTACTCGCTGATGTCCAAGCGCGCGCTCCTGGAGTCGGAAGCCAGGGACGGCGACGTGCAACTCGACGAATCCTACGACCAGCTCGTCGACCGCATCGGGCAGCTTCGCGAGCGGATCGACGACACGGTGAGAGAGTTCGGCACCGACGACTTCCGGGTCGCGTTCCGTGACCTCCCGAACGGCAACACTGGAAGCGACTGA